The Phoenix dactylifera cultivar Barhee BC4 chromosome 12, palm_55x_up_171113_PBpolish2nd_filt_p, whole genome shotgun sequence genome has a window encoding:
- the LOC103709908 gene encoding AP-5 complex subunit mu isoform X2, which translates to MSSCSIRALWILNAQDAVVFSRRFPVVERRWRLACEKEKDSCAVEDHGYSAQPLLPTDAELASAFAERKKREGSARGFGIRFSQSVQGSDSWVDDPITRHIITLYIYREERDEFMLWPLVLHTKGSYHILVLPFVEPQQFKAYGRLCTRSDCGNSVGEECSLSSLLLDLPCITGAFMVAHTVGDIVAGDVQDPEVVVSSSPSVGGLLDSLTGSIGIPSISARAKPVAAPVAASTTSVASAAGNVVIDAPKSTFRPIDKEVLRTFISSSMPFGTPLDLNISNISAIKTNGFSSSDLPPSDLKQPAWKPYLFKGKQRILFTIHEFINAAMYDRDEIPDAISVSGQLNCRAELEGLPDVSLPLTGLKAAHVEILSFHHCAQVSEHGEDKQALMFSPPLGNFVLMRYEALSNLDPPVKGFYQLSMVSEDEGAFLFRLRLMEGYKGPFSMEFCTVTMPFPRRRVASIDGNPSVGTVSTTEVSVEWKIITSGRGITGKSIEATFSGTVRFLPRTSQRVPSRSMSGSACVVEEDSDVEQDSSSNIVNIEEYLMEKMNKDLQGVDFEEPLCWQAYSYAKVSFKIFGGSLSGMSIDPKSVSIYPAVKAPVEFFMQASSGDYILWNTLGRCPFAASPTVH; encoded by the exons ATGTCCAGCTGCAGCATCCGAGCGCTCTGGATCCTCAACGCCCAGGACGCCGTCGTCTTCTCCAG GAGATTTCCGGTGGTGGAGAGACGGTGGCGCTTGGCTTGTGAGAAGGAGAAAGATAGCTGCGCCGTGGAGGATCATGGATACTCCGCCCAGCCTTTGCTGCCGACGGATGCCGAGTTGGCTTCGGCTTTcgctgagaggaagaagag GGAAGGTTCTGCACGTGGTTTTGGTATCCGCTTTAGTCAGTCAGTTCAAGGTTCAGATTCTTGGGTTGATGATCCAATCACTCGCCACATTATAACACTATATATTTATAGAGAGGAAAGGGATGAGTTTATGTTGTGGCCACTGGTTTTGCATACTAAAGGCAGTTATCACATTCTTGTTTTACCTTTCGTCGAGCCTCAACAATTTAAAGCATATGGGAGGTTGTGTACCAGATCTGATTGTGGAAATTCAGTTGGAGAGGAATGCAGTCTCTCTTCCCTTCTACTTGATCTTCCGTGTATCACAGG GGCATTTATGGTAGCACACACTGTGGGAGACATAGTTGCTGGCGATGTGCAGGATCCTGAGGTGGTTGTGAGTTCATCGCCCTCTGTGGGAGGATTGTTGGATTCACTTACTGGTAGCATAGGCATACCAAGCATTTCAGCTAGGGCAAAACCTGTTGCAGCACCAGTTGCAGCTTCAACCACTTCAGTTGCTTCAGCAGCTGGTAATGTTGTAATAGATGCCCCTAAAAGCACTTTCAGACCCATCGACAAAGAAGTGCTGCGCACTTTTATTAGCAGCTCAATGCCTTTTG GAACGCCTCTTGATCttaatatatcaaatatatctGCAATCAAGACAAATGGATTTTCTTCCTCCGATTTGCCTCCTTCAGACCTGAAGCAACCTGCTTGGAAGCCATACCTGTTCAAAGGGAAGCAGCGGATCCTATTCACAATTCATGAGTTTATTAATGCTGCAATGTATGATCGAGATGAAATACCAGATGCTATTTCAGTTTCAGGTCAACTAAATTGCAGAGCAGAGTTAGAAGGATTGCCTGATGTTTCCTTACCTCTGACTGGGCTGAAGGCTGCTCATGTTGAGATTTTGTCTTTCCATCATTGTGCACAAGTGTCAGAACATGGTGAAGATAAGCAAGCCCTGATGTTTTCTCCACCACTTGGGAATTTTGTTTTGATGCGTTATGAGGCTTTAAGCAATCTTGATCCTCCTGTGAAAGGCTTTTACCAGCTCTCCATGGTGTCAGAAGATGAAGGTGCATTTTTATTTAGGTTACGGTTGATGGAAGGTTACAAAGGTCCCTTTTCTATGGAGTTTTGTACTGTTACTATGCCATTCCCTCGGAGAAGGGTGGCATCCATTGATGGAAACCCTTCTGTTGGAACTGTTTCGACAACAGAAGTTTCGGTTGAATGGAAAATTATTACGAGTGGACGGGGTATTACTGGGAAAAGCATCGAGGCAACTTTTTCAGGGACAGTTAGATTTCTTCCAAGGACAAGCCAGAGAGTACCTTCACGGTCCATGTCGGGTTCAGCATGTGTAGTTGAAGAAGATAGTGATGTAGAGCAAGATAGTTCTAGTAATATCGTTAACATAGAGGAATACTTAATggagaaaatgaataaggatCTACAAGGAGTAGATTTCGAAGAGCCGTTATGTTGGCAAGCATATAGTTATGCCAAA gtctcttttaaaatttttggtgGCTCACTGTCAGGAATGTCAATCGACCCAAAATCT
- the LOC103709908 gene encoding AP-5 complex subunit mu isoform X1, translated as MSSCSIRALWILNAQDAVVFSRRFPVVERRWRLACEKEKDSCAVEDHGYSAQPLLPTDAELASAFAERKKREGSARGFGIRFSQSVQGSDSWVDDPITRHIITLYIYREERDEFMLWPLVLHTKGSYHILVLPFVEPQQFKAYGRLCTRSDCGNSVGEECSLSSLLLDLPCITGAFMVAHTVGDIVAGDVQDPEVVVSSSPSVGGLLDSLTGSIGIPSISARAKPVAAPVAASTTSVASAAGNVVIDAPKSTFRPIDKEVLRTFISSSMPFGTPLDLNISNISAIKTNGFSSSDLPPSDLKQPAWKPYLFKGKQRILFTIHEFINAAMYDRDEIPDAISVSGQLNCRAELEGLPDVSLPLTGLKAAHVEILSFHHCAQVSEHGEDKQALMFSPPLGNFVLMRYEALSNLDPPVKGFYQLSMVSEDEGAFLFRLRLMEGYKGPFSMEFCTVTMPFPRRRVASIDGNPSVGTVSTTEVSVEWKIITSGRGITGKSIEATFSGTVRFLPRTSQRVPSRSMSGSACVVEEDSDVEQDSSSNIVNIEEYLMEKMNKDLQGVDFEEPLCWQAYSYAKVSFKIFGGSLSGMSIDPKSVSIYPAVKAPVEFFMQQASSGDYILWNTLGRCPFAASPTVH; from the exons ATGTCCAGCTGCAGCATCCGAGCGCTCTGGATCCTCAACGCCCAGGACGCCGTCGTCTTCTCCAG GAGATTTCCGGTGGTGGAGAGACGGTGGCGCTTGGCTTGTGAGAAGGAGAAAGATAGCTGCGCCGTGGAGGATCATGGATACTCCGCCCAGCCTTTGCTGCCGACGGATGCCGAGTTGGCTTCGGCTTTcgctgagaggaagaagag GGAAGGTTCTGCACGTGGTTTTGGTATCCGCTTTAGTCAGTCAGTTCAAGGTTCAGATTCTTGGGTTGATGATCCAATCACTCGCCACATTATAACACTATATATTTATAGAGAGGAAAGGGATGAGTTTATGTTGTGGCCACTGGTTTTGCATACTAAAGGCAGTTATCACATTCTTGTTTTACCTTTCGTCGAGCCTCAACAATTTAAAGCATATGGGAGGTTGTGTACCAGATCTGATTGTGGAAATTCAGTTGGAGAGGAATGCAGTCTCTCTTCCCTTCTACTTGATCTTCCGTGTATCACAGG GGCATTTATGGTAGCACACACTGTGGGAGACATAGTTGCTGGCGATGTGCAGGATCCTGAGGTGGTTGTGAGTTCATCGCCCTCTGTGGGAGGATTGTTGGATTCACTTACTGGTAGCATAGGCATACCAAGCATTTCAGCTAGGGCAAAACCTGTTGCAGCACCAGTTGCAGCTTCAACCACTTCAGTTGCTTCAGCAGCTGGTAATGTTGTAATAGATGCCCCTAAAAGCACTTTCAGACCCATCGACAAAGAAGTGCTGCGCACTTTTATTAGCAGCTCAATGCCTTTTG GAACGCCTCTTGATCttaatatatcaaatatatctGCAATCAAGACAAATGGATTTTCTTCCTCCGATTTGCCTCCTTCAGACCTGAAGCAACCTGCTTGGAAGCCATACCTGTTCAAAGGGAAGCAGCGGATCCTATTCACAATTCATGAGTTTATTAATGCTGCAATGTATGATCGAGATGAAATACCAGATGCTATTTCAGTTTCAGGTCAACTAAATTGCAGAGCAGAGTTAGAAGGATTGCCTGATGTTTCCTTACCTCTGACTGGGCTGAAGGCTGCTCATGTTGAGATTTTGTCTTTCCATCATTGTGCACAAGTGTCAGAACATGGTGAAGATAAGCAAGCCCTGATGTTTTCTCCACCACTTGGGAATTTTGTTTTGATGCGTTATGAGGCTTTAAGCAATCTTGATCCTCCTGTGAAAGGCTTTTACCAGCTCTCCATGGTGTCAGAAGATGAAGGTGCATTTTTATTTAGGTTACGGTTGATGGAAGGTTACAAAGGTCCCTTTTCTATGGAGTTTTGTACTGTTACTATGCCATTCCCTCGGAGAAGGGTGGCATCCATTGATGGAAACCCTTCTGTTGGAACTGTTTCGACAACAGAAGTTTCGGTTGAATGGAAAATTATTACGAGTGGACGGGGTATTACTGGGAAAAGCATCGAGGCAACTTTTTCAGGGACAGTTAGATTTCTTCCAAGGACAAGCCAGAGAGTACCTTCACGGTCCATGTCGGGTTCAGCATGTGTAGTTGAAGAAGATAGTGATGTAGAGCAAGATAGTTCTAGTAATATCGTTAACATAGAGGAATACTTAATggagaaaatgaataaggatCTACAAGGAGTAGATTTCGAAGAGCCGTTATGTTGGCAAGCATATAGTTATGCCAAA gtctcttttaaaatttttggtgGCTCACTGTCAGGAATGTCAATCGACCCAAAATCT
- the LOC120112777 gene encoding uncharacterized protein LOC120112777: MRRLQRRSSRRSRGPPNDRENELFREASSLCAATGAQVAVFTINGEGQTRAYGCPSVDAVLGRYLAHPQPPTPAARFKAAVDELLRRHIERKREEERAAMEGETPSGRELKEMEWSIEFLEGVKARVARRIQSLEARGSEPSTSGSAE; the protein is encoded by the coding sequence ATGAGGCGGCTCCAGAGGAGATCCTCGCGTCGAAGCCGGGGCCCTCCGAACGACCGCGAGAACGAGCTGTTCAGGGAGGCGAGCAGCCTCTGCGCCGCCACCGGCGCCCAGGTGGCGGTCTTCACCATCAACGGCGAGGGCCAGACCCGCGCCTACGGGTGCCCCTCCGTTGACGCGGTCCTTGGGCGCTACCTCGCTCACCCACAGCCTCCCACGCCAGCTGCTCGATTCAAGGCCGCTGTGGACGAGCTCCTCCGCCGGCACATCGAGCGGAAGCGCGAGGAGGAGCGAGCGGCGATGGAAGGGGAGACGCCGAGTGGGAGGGAACTGAAGGAGATGGAGTGGTCGATCGAATTCTTGGAAGGGGTGAAGGCGAGGGTCGCGAGGAGGATCCAAAGCTTGGAGGCTCGCGGCTCGGAGCCTTCGACTTCCGGCTCGGCCGAGTGA